A section of the Pseudomonas lini genome encodes:
- a CDS encoding MbtH family protein, producing MTSVFDREDILFQVVVNHEEQYSIWPDYKAVPQGWRTVGKSGLKKECLTYIEEVWTDMRPLSLRQKMEEQAAVAN from the coding sequence ATGACGTCAGTATTCGACCGCGAGGACATCCTCTTTCAGGTCGTGGTCAACCACGAAGAGCAATACTCGATCTGGCCCGACTACAAAGCCGTGCCACAAGGTTGGCGCACCGTGGGCAAGAGTGGCCTGAAAAAGGAATGCCTGACTTACATCGAAGAGGTCTGGACCGACATGCGTCCATTGAGCCTGCGCCAGAAAATGGAAGAGCAGGCGGCTGTGGCTAACTGA
- a CDS encoding metal ABC transporter substrate-binding protein, with protein MSFSLRQLTLAVTLCGPASFNAFATDTFEPMRLVANHGAGNTALFASTSTHKVLVLAALPVTYGLGALLLEGTDVSLERAAPANLPGSRQTAYFTGRGAPALSKLAIDADAVIGLRSLWPDDPLYPISRRSNIRIIEIDAARPVDGALPGIAVQPDNKVDGLNSQPWLASNNMGRMADVMAADLVRLAPAAKPKIDANLAALKQRLLKLSADSESRLANADNLSVMSLSDHFGYLIGGLNLDLIGLDARPDAEWTPQALKQLGATLKDNDVAVVLHHRQPSDAVKAVIAEAGSRLVVLSVDAADPVAELEGNVDQVLKGLSGA; from the coding sequence ATGTCTTTTTCTCTGCGTCAATTGACCCTGGCGGTGACCTTGTGTGGGCCCGCCTCCTTCAACGCATTCGCCACCGACACCTTCGAGCCGATGCGTCTGGTGGCCAATCACGGTGCTGGTAACACCGCGCTCTTCGCCTCGACTTCAACTCACAAGGTGCTGGTCCTGGCGGCGTTGCCTGTGACCTACGGTCTGGGTGCCCTGCTGCTGGAGGGCACCGATGTCAGCCTTGAGCGCGCTGCACCGGCCAATCTGCCTGGCAGCCGGCAGACCGCTTACTTCACAGGTCGGGGCGCTCCGGCGCTTAGCAAGCTGGCGATCGACGCCGATGCGGTCATCGGCCTGCGCTCGCTATGGCCGGACGATCCGCTGTACCCGATCTCACGGCGCAGCAATATCCGCATCATTGAAATCGACGCCGCCCGCCCGGTGGACGGCGCCCTGCCCGGCATCGCCGTGCAGCCCGACAACAAGGTCGACGGTTTGAACAGTCAGCCTTGGCTGGCCAGCAACAACATGGGTCGCATGGCGGATGTCATGGCGGCAGACCTGGTGCGCCTGGCGCCAGCGGCCAAACCGAAGATCGACGCCAACCTGGCAGCGCTCAAACAACGCCTGCTCAAACTCAGCGCGGACAGTGAGTCACGGCTGGCCAATGCCGACAACCTGAGTGTGATGAGCCTGAGCGATCATTTCGGCTACCTGATCGGCGGCCTCAACCTGGATCTGATTGGCCTCGATGCGCGACCGGATGCCGAGTGGACACCGCAGGCGCTCAAGCAACTGGGTGCGACGCTCAAGGACAATGATGTGGCGGTGGTGCTGCATCATCGCCAGCCGTCGGACGCGGTAAAAGCGGTAATTGCCGAGGCAGGTAGCCGGTTGGTGGTATTGAGTGTCGATGCGGCGGATCCGGTGGCCGAATTGGAAGGGAATGTGGATCAGGTGCTCAAGGGGTTGAGCGGAGCGTAA